The Ostrinia nubilalis chromosome 15, ilOstNubi1.1, whole genome shotgun sequence region attcaatgtGGAACagtaaaatacatacatacatactgagcagagaccaatttggtacaatgtgttttgctttttaagttgattgtacttattgtttaattttttgttaccaaataaatgttttttctttctttctttctttctttcttaaaaaaCCGTGGACAAGAGAACGAGTTTTAGAGGTTATAACCCACATCAAAACAGCTAAAGTGGCTATGGATTCTGGtgttcggcggaatcctacacaatattatcagtgtaaaaatatgacattatgGCTGTGGCCGGAgaagataattttatcttaaagaaaaataacccagaaaaaatgactaaaactttattgttttgagttacctgTCCCCTGTGATaatttttaatgtctaaaaaagactaaagccaaatatctaattaattcttaaaatgttttgaaaagtttaattgttttgagttacttttttttagatggctatcccttgtgatttataaataagtaaaaaaaatactgtagccaaatatattatttagtatacagtaacgaagataattattcttaaaatctgtcttattaaaatttattttgtaagtatggtcaccctacaatctaaatagtagtacgatgcggctaaacgtgggccgccgtattgaagaacgtatcgcaatgacaatccgcctaaacgttgaaccgccgtattacaaaacagagctgtaatgtaaaatgcctagtggtaatgtaaaacggcggattatacaatccgactgcgacatatACATCAAATACTTGCATGTATAGAGgatgtataatttatataaatatagacCGTGACCTTTACAGGctaattaaatgaaatattattaatattccaaCAGTTACGTACGTCACGCAAATGCCAAGGCATTCAACATTAATTTgcatataaaaaaatagttcaaaaaatacactttttcgtaaaataagataaaaactAATTCCGGCTGCTTCTATTTCAAAGCGAGGCGAAACAGTAGAAGATATTTTATCGCATCACATTTGAGAGATTGGGTTGTTTCGAGCCGTGTCGTCGAGCTGTCTACGAGTGTTGTTTTCATTTCCTATAATAGCTTTGTGTCCATTTTCTTCCCAGTTGCCACCTAGATGACTTTTCGAATCGTATCAGAGGAGACCACTGGTAACATTTCATCATCGCCTGTATCACCGGAGGGTTCACAGCCACGATTCCTTCTCATTTGTCCACTCCTAATGTCAAAATagtaccgaaaaacgcagcgtgtgacgtccaccaaagtggaccgacgacctatagtctggtctgtgagcacgtagaattttgtccaatgaccccaagctacccatccttatcgctcgcgcgtaatgagggctatcgtttttatacttaacagttggcacccctggccattgacaggaccttactctaaagtggcgccatcttgatgagtgcaaatgcgatagtcctcctaccactttagcgctcacaagttggcgccaccgtcttcgctactagcaagtgacaggaccttactctacagtggcgctaactggtgagcgctaaaacgatagccctcattatattgctatcgcgactgtgcgacggacgCCCGCAGTGAGAGTGCGAGCGCGACATCAACATAATTACgctcgagcgataaggatgggtagcttggggtcattggacaaaattctacgtgctcacagaccaggctttacctgGCAATAtgcaaatcattgggggaggcctatgttcagcagtggacgtcctatgactatggctgaaatgatgatgatgatgagtccaCTTTTATGGCATCGTTTGCTTTTTGCATTTTGCATTGCTCATAaaataggcccccttaattgatatttattgtccgtggtgcataatcttttcttaaaggttttaaacctttgtcacctgtcatccgctttgcaatggagctATTTAAATGGAGgataatttcgaactcctcctatgttcttctgatttatttcgttgcggggccaatgacagtttaactttcccccgggagaaacttgaccttcattggttgggtttttatggcggtcaagctgtagatcctggctacacaggagttgcagtggtgggaggaacgagaggtgggaatagtcccgtcctATGGCATCGTACCTGGGGGTCCATGCAGCAGCACCCCCTTCGGCGGCTGCGTGAGGCGGCTGTCGGCGAACAGGTCGCGCTTCTGGATCGGCAGGATCACCGTCTCGCGCAACTCCTGGATTAAGTTGTCTAGGCCGGCTATGTCTTTCCAGTTCACCTGCAGAGGTGATAAGTTTAGTTTTTTGATGAGGGACTATTGGATGGACGGTAGTATGGAGCCGGCATCGTTAGTGTTTTTGGGTGGGTACCaggaatgttatggatatccgtaaccgtaaccgaaaccgattcaaaagtttcggatagtttcggataaaggcggcgtcaaaatcttaatgttttttaatattcgttacttgtctggcattccctggcaccatctaatatcccATCTGGTACATAGAGTGGCCATGTGGGTCGCGCAgtatcttgctatttgaattttacattttttaaattcttatatccgtaaccgaaattatccgaaactcggataatctgaaatgatttcgtatccgtaaccgtaaccgaaaccggtataatattattctaatatccgtaaactttcatccataacatccctggtggATACACAGATAAGCGGGCAACAGCGCGGCAACAACTGATGCCTTCAGtgaagcctaggcgcagaccaccgatttttagttggccgatagttgggtcgagcTGTTAATCAGcttggagatgtatgaaagtgcgcacatcaCACTGATTtgttatcggccgattcttcataaaaTTAGAATccggcccaactatcggccaactaaaaatcggtggtctgcgcctaggtttaatgctcatcaaataaaaataacagcgCGACAACATCGCTCCGGTGTCCCACGGCTTCGATTAATGTAGTGAACAATAAAGGCGCAAtttgtttcattttaattaatcgTCCAATTCGATGTCAAACTGAGCGCACGCGGTTGCAACATGCAGATTATTTCTTACTATAAATGACAGTTTTAATATTACGAAATTATTAGCAACATGACTGTCGCACATTTGTCGCCCTACTAAAGTCACTAAAGGTGTGCACTAATCGttgatttaatttagtttttgatATAATTTGAAGCTTTCAATGACAACTTAAATTTTGTTTTCTGGTATCAATATTTTCACATGGGATTAAGATTCAAATGGTTAAGTCAGGTAAAGTAGACCGTTACAGAATGATAACATTTTTAGTAGCATTACAGAATTTAGGGTGGCCAGTTATTTGAACAGGTGATAAACTTTACGTGCTTTGATAAAGCAGATTTTTTGGACTATCAATCATTTcaccataaaaaatattatctttattgaagtgtaacgatcaaaatattttttattattatattacggTTGGCAAACCAATGCATTATAAATTTTTgtgattgaataaaaaaaagtaggtagAAAATAGGTTGAAACAAAGTCACACTACAAAAACTTACATTGTAgtagcaaaatagcatctattgtAATAACTAAAAGCTTGTTATGATGTTGTTTACATAAAAAACATTTGGCTTTGGACCATTTCATAACCCAAGGCAAAAATTTCCTCTCCtcattagtaaaaataaaaacttgaacACAACTCAAAAACTATTTAGTAATTCATAAACTCTGAATAAATAAGTAGGCTTGAATTTAAGTAGGTCTTATATCAGGcgtatttaatcttagcctagctGCAGACCACCGCCTTTTAGTCGGTTGATAGTTGGACCCAATTCTAAtttgaagaatcggccgataccaaacaATATGCGcattttcatacatctccatacagATCAActactatcggccaactaaaagtcggtggtctgcgcctaggcttagtctGTCAGTCAGTATACTATCAACTTACATTGATCTCATCGGGCACAACCAGCTGCGACGCGATGATCATCTCGTGGTCAGTGAGCTTGTCCAGGGCCAGCGCGTGCTTCCCGCTGAGCCCGGCTCTGCAAGACACCCTTAACACATGCAACTCTATGTAATGGCTGCTCCGATAAAGTTTGTTTGACTGGATATTTGAAAATTAAGTTGGTTGAAAACAAACACATGATGTATTGTGATCTTAGTGGTGATATTAACATCTGGGTATAGAATCCATGATGACAGATTTACTCACACAATTAAACAACACAGCCACTCATAGAGTTAAGTTTATTAGAGCAATATCCAATTAGAAtccaatattttttcagttaGAAATTATTAAAGGCCAACTTTAATGacaattaaaatgaaattattgaAACGGTATTGCGTATTATTGATGATAATACACGCAATAACTTAGGTTACAATATGAAAAACAATAAGAATTTCCAAGGTTTAAAGTTTATACATTTGTAAACAAATATTCATTCTTCTAGTCATTGCTAGAAAGATATTTTGAATGTTCCATGTTACAATGATGATGGTGTAACATCACGATCGATACTTACTTGCGTAACTGCTCCCGGGCTCTTTCCTCGGCCTTCTTCCGGCTCTTGGAAGTCGGATCGATCTGGTTGACGAGCCACTTTATGGAGAAATATGTGACTGCAGATACGAACGCCACACGTATAGCCATTTGGAACACATCGTTCCGAGTAAATGCCGAGCCCTCCACCATCATGCCGTATTGAAAATTAGTAGTGTGTCACAGTAAAAGTACGGGGCAGCTGTCGAAACTATTATGCTCttgaatttcttaataaataaaccAATAGAACAACTTCATCGTCATGCTTCTTTTGTGAATTTTGGTCAATAGACaattaattcaatttttttccTATTCTGACAGATTGACAGATAAAGATGACTTTGTTGTCTATGACTGTAGAACGTAAATGCTTGCGTTGATATCAATGAGCTCAAAGCTCATGAACTTATCAGTTGCACACAAGAAgggttaaaaaaaagaaaacaataacagCTGTCAAAATGACAGTAGTAGAAGATTGTCATGTGAGTTTATAACCTAAAAGTGTTTGTTTTGTTCGTTTTaaactattaaaatataaaaagtaaagctTTAACCATGACAAAAGCTAAGAAAAGCAAGGCTAATAAGTCTGAAATGTTCACTAACACAAGAAAAGCATTGCGCAAACAAAAACGGCAGCAAAAGAAGGTCCACCGTCAAGAGCattatttgaaaaagaaaaacaccGATGAAACCCCTAAATATGTAGCTGGTAGATTTGTGAGGCGACCACCAGATCCAGAACCAGAAACAAATGTTAAGGTAAGTCTTTAACATAAATTTTCTTGTGTTACCATGGTCAAAATCTAAGGATCAAAATGCACTAAAATTGCAATGTGGTATTTTATTTTGGTTCATTCAAACCAATTAGGCTTTAATCATTGTATAAGTTAATAAAATTTCAGCTATTATCCTCTTATTTATTGCCTTAGTCTGTATAAATTATGTTCAATTCAATTTGTttatagaaaaagaaaaagcaaAACCAACCAACACCGCAGGACATTATCTCCAAAGAACGGCAAAAGGATTTGAAAGAAGCTGAAGACCTCAAGTCTCAAATGGAAGAACGGAGAAGAAAAATGCTTCTACAAGCTAATGAGGATGAAGATAAAGTAATCAAGAAATTGGAGAAACAGCTGGGCTTGAACAAGTGCAAAAATAAGAAGAACTTCTTCTCTGATGATGGACTTGACTGTATccttttttacttatttttattgcagttTCCTATAATTATTGGAATTATTACAAAATTGCACACATGGCACTGTATGTGATTATGTACAGATGTCACTAATTGTTAACTTATTGGTCTTATTATGACTGATTCTTTATTTCAGTACTTATTTTCAAGAATGAAGCAATTAAACTTAAACTAGATTTATTTAATTCTATTCATAAGAATTatagattttgtaaaatataaacTATTATCACCTTTTTAACAGCTTTTAGGTGTTAAAAACATAaagaataacatttttttttataaatttgtgctattattattattgtttatggtgtttgaataataattatatctaACAGCACAATAATTATTGCTATACAAGTGGTACAGTTTAGGTTAGGAAGTATGTGTGTGCTCAGTATTTTAGTGTTATGGTATAGTCACacaatgtaataatatcaatagctattaaaatattttcctcAACCAAAAACAATAGATCTTTTAGAAATTTGCGACAGAACAACCAGTGAACAAATAGTAGCTGCTGAAAAACATCTGGCCAACGTGGAAGCCGAATCAGACTTCGAAGAAGACCTGGCTGTTGTCACTGGAAAAAAGGTTTccagtaaaaataaacaaaagaaggtTAAAAACAGTGAGGAAGATTCACAATCTGATATTGATGAAGGAAGTGATGATGAAGGCAGTGGAGAAGAATTAGATGGGGAATATAGTGATGAAGATGAAGGTGATGAAGAAATGGATGTAGATGATGATGAGGATTTAAGTGATGAAGGCAGCGAAGGATTttctgatgataatgatgatgatggaatgTCAGATAGTGAACCAGAAGGTGAGTATAATAACATAAACAAATGAACTTCTAGATTGTTCATTCCAAAGTTACAGTCTAGGAATAAAAAAATTTTCTTTACATTATTCACTTTTAATAAACACATAGGTACCttctaatcccaactaatattataaatgcgaaagtaactctgtctgtctgtctgtctgtctgttacgctttcccgcttaaacctcgcaaccgattttgatgaaatttggcatagagatagtttgagtcccgggaaagaacataggatagtttttatcccggtttttgaaacagggacgcgcgcgataaagtttttctgtgacagacaaaattccacgcgggcgaagccgcgggcggaaagctagttttaaataatatttaattcaatGAAGCTTTATAAACCATCTTGATTAAGACatgaatttaattatttctgTGACAAATTAGTGAAATAGCTACACTGTAAAATAAATCTAACTTTGTTCTTTCAGAAAGAGAAACCAAATCTTCCAAAGCTAAAAAAGATAAACAATCACTGAAAAATATAAACTCCAAAGCAGAAACTGAGaagaataacaaaaataaaaaagtagaaacTGTAAAAAGTAAAGGCAAAGAGAGAATTATTCAAGAAGATGACTTGAGCAAAGTGTTCAGTGATGATGAAGTATCACATCTgtctggtgatgatgatgacatggagGGTTTCTTTGATGATGGCCCAGAAGATGAAAATGATGAAAAAAGTAAAGAAAAACCTGATGTTTGGGAAGATATTTATGGAAGGAAGAGAGATAAGGAGGGTAATATTATTAAGGTAGGTTTTGTAAACAATAGtgtctttaaaatattaaaacttagtAATATCTAATCtaataaactaaatattaaCTTATTCCAGGAAGAGAAAGGAATTTATATACCGCCTCATTTGAGAAATAAAGACTCAGGGTCAGACAAAGAATTAGCACAGTTAAAACGGCAAATCAAAAGTAAGTTGaaatgcttttttttttaatttttttgggtaacataaaaaaaccaACCAAAGTTGAAGCAAACTGATTTTCGAATACATTCGCCCTGTCTCTTTAATGTTTTGAATGGAGAACCCTGCAAGTTAGACTACGACTTTAAGGAGGTAACAAAGACACGAATGTGTGACACCCCTTTTCATACGTCCAGCTCTGCCATAAGTAGAAATTATTAAATTTGTGTATCTTGTAACTAAAGTTATATTAAAGCACATTAGCACTTCTTTTTTTGTATTCGACTTGCCTGTCAAAGCATTTTTTAAAGCTTTATTgcaaaagataaattatttttatgactttttatttttatttatgttgaaTGGAAATACCTAACTTTTTCCCCAGGCGTTCTCAACAAACTGGCCGGTACAAACCTCCACTGGGCGTGTAGCTCCATAGAGAATCTATACGCAAGCAACAGCAGGAACTCAGTGAATACGGCGCTCACTCGCCTATGGTTGGACGCGACCGTCGGTCCGTCAGCCACGCCGGATCGAATGGTGGCGGAACATGCTGCTTTGGTGTCTGTGTTGCACGCCAATGTCGCTACTGAAATTGGTAAGTTTTAGCCATAATAAGGCTAGTATTTTGGACCAAATTCGCttgttttaaagttaaaaaacaaTGAACACTTTGAAATTGTTATGTCAAATGTCCGAAACCGTCTATAGACAGTggagagtgtaggccaaattctcTATTTGCTTCTGGTAGATTAGAGAGAGTTGAGCTTCTAAAGTGGAGACTAGATAGACTGTTTGAGTGGTTTATATTACCTACATGTTTACGTTTagatgattaattaattaaaatagtaagatacgggtcttaacgcgacgtttattaatgagttacattatgtactcaccgcttgacgtttcggctgagATGCTGCAGTCGTGGTCACAagcagtctgcttgtgaccactgc contains the following coding sequences:
- the LOC135078992 gene encoding nucleolar MIF4G domain-containing protein 1, yielding MTKAKKSKANKSEMFTNTRKALRKQKRQQKKVHRQEHYLKKKNTDETPKYVAGRFVRRPPDPEPETNVKKKKKQNQPTPQDIISKERQKDLKEAEDLKSQMEERRRKMLLQANEDEDKVIKKLEKQLGLNKCKNKKNFFSDDGLDYLLEICDRTTSEQIVAAEKHLANVEAESDFEEDLAVVTGKKVSSKNKQKKVKNSEEDSQSDIDEGSDDEGSGEELDGEYSDEDEGDEEMDVDDDEDLSDEGSEGFSDDNDDDGMSDSEPEERETKSSKAKKDKQSLKNINSKAETEKNNKNKKVETVKSKGKERIIQEDDLSKVFSDDEVSHLSGDDDDMEGFFDDGPEDENDEKSKEKPDVWEDIYGRKRDKEGNIIKEEKGIYIPPHLRNKDSGSDKELAQLKRQIKSVLNKLAGTNLHWACSSIENLYASNSRNSVNTALTRLWLDATVGPSATPDRMVAEHAALVSVLHANVATEIGAHFLQELTTRFDEMMKMPQRVEDKTLDNLVSCLAYLYSFKIYHATLLYDIFTRLLEDLTEKNIDCVLVALRSVGGVLRKEEPLALKEFIHATQARVAKLNEKAADGSRIKFLLEVLMAVKNNNLTKIPGYEPTYAEQLKKTTRGIIRKGNYVTPLNIRLEDLLKAEERGKWWVVGSAWEGSRVPETKPAVANLPNMDQKLLELARKQRMNTDVRRSIFCVIMSAEDYMDAFEKLQHLGLKGQQERETVHVLMACCLQEKTFNPYYAVLAQKLCDFDRKYQLSIQYSTWDKIKELENLPKHSMTNLAQLLVHLIMGKGLALSVLKVIQFSDLNKHSVRFMRQILLAIIMNADLQASLEVFHRVSKPPKLHMFRESIRLFIQHFLIKNAGKKNNVLSEEEMATLKERAVEVDKILTMHESKLRF